The genomic window ACACTCTGTGTGGTTTCACAGCACAGGTTTCGCAGCGGGTATGATTAATGACATTAATATCAGTCTCATATCACCTGAAGCTGGAATCGAACTGAAAGGGACTCAATTACAAATCAAAACTTATTTTACATCAAACATGTAACATGACAAATATGTGActtaattgaatttattttcacaaaaagCAGGCATGCTTCcctctttcattttaaaggagTGACTGCATCAGAAGTGTGTCATCATTTGTCTTCATTCATGGTGTGACACTCCTGGACTATTTACAATGTGTCACTTGTGGGAGTGTTGAAACTGACAGACACATTGACGGAGGAAAGGTTTCTGTCACAGACTGTACAGTTTACAGAACCACCATGATGTCACTGATGGTTGGCTTGTAGACAACTGGAGTTATCAGCTTAAGTTACAGGCAGCTTtgtttcttaaaaatgtgttacGAAGTGGGATGCTAATTATTgctaaaagaaaacaagtcTTTATGTATGTACTAAAAATTGACAACTAGTCCAACCAAAAGCTGAGCTGAGCTTTTTATGACCCTCGAGAGACTTCCTATATTAGCAGGGTGTGTCAGAAGAATATCACTGAGGTAAAGAACATCCAGTATTTCCCACACACCCTTTAACTGAGAAGTCTACCCATGTATATCAACGGTTGGTAAATTAGGCGAcacatatttattatatttatttttccacaaGACAGCACCATCCTCATGGTCAATTAAGAAGCACGCACTCGTCGTTTCCTCTGCCTCTCCTGCTCCACCACACTGTGCTAAACACACTCTGCGTATGTTCCTCCTGTGAGCGCACTGCTTGTTTTTTGGACGTCTTCTGTTCAATGACACCTTGTGCTGTTGTTAACTAAGTTGCAGCTGTTTGTACCATGGATTATTTAAGACAGTCACcgcacccattggttactggaGTGGAGTTTTGAGGCCCAATGATAGCAGtcaccatattgaaaatgctgcCTCAAACGTAACTTTCTGTCAACCTAGTAACCAGGTAAAGAGacggagctgaggcgggccttaagcctcttGGTAAACAGCTTCAGTACAACACGCTCGCTTGCAGACAGATCAGGCTAATTCctttattttgatgattttttttttatttttattttttttagcttttatgTAAAGTGGTGGACAGAGTTTGATAAAGGGATGAAAGAGTTGGAAATGACATGTGATAAAGTGCTGAAGGTAGGAGTCGAACCTGGGTGGCCCCTGCAAGGACCATAGCCTCGGTACATGAGGCGCACAAATAAGTGTTAGGCTATCGGGCGGTGTTgcttatgaataactcttatctgTTATCACCTCCAGATGTGACTTCAAAGGCTTTATCCATCCGGGGGGCATTTTTGccttattggataggacagcttttagagaaacaggaaatgtcagGAAgtgagtgggggatgacatgcagcaaagggagctgaggtcggacttgaaccaaTCAGCCGCTATGACAAGGACTATAGTCTTTTTTcgacactggaggttgctgctggTTGTGCGCCTGATTTAATTTGGTAACGTTACCACGTTAGTTTTGATCTATTTGATACCCAAAGTAATTGAAAAATGATCTTCTTCTTCAAACCAATGACTCacctgctgtaaaaacagatgtCAGATACACAGtgaggaagaaacagaaagaagtGATGTGTACCGTGGGAGAATAGTGACCATGATACCAACATCTGTACTGAAGAAGACTTTAAAAATAGAGATTTAGATCATTTACTtattagaaaatattttaaatgaggTAAAACATCAAGAGCGAAGCGCAGACACTTTCTCACACACTTCTATAATCTGACTCCTTTTTGAAACAGAGTTTTTGATCTTAGAAAGATTGAAGGTATAAGACCCACAGGCAACATCTTTCCCTTTTAAACAGTCGATGGTTTAGGTTTAGGGTAATGCAAGTTTTTATATTCATCAATGCTGGTTTGTAGCCATCAGTGCTGTTCTTAAACTTCTTCTCTTccctatctgtctctctctcgtcagAAATGGAAGCCAGTGTGGTTGTCTCTGTTTCCTCACAGCAGCAGTGGAGTGGGACGACTGGAGATCCAGGCTATGGGAGGTActgtcatgttttcattcttCTATCCCCATTTGACCCAACATGGTGTAAAGGTTTCAGGATATCAAAACGTTAGTCTCATTTTgcacaaactgttttttaacattGGAGGCACCAGAAGAATAACTGAGATCTTTAAAAACTACTGGGACATCTTTAGAGTTGAGTCCACTGTGGGGACTATACAAACAGTCGGACAATAAGGAAAAGTTTAAAGGGGCATTTCACTGACTTTCAAAAGGAGTTCTGAAAACTGCTCAACACAGAATGTGGACTAACATTGTGTTTGTCGTCTGTTACTAGACTCAGATTTGAATACAAGTCTAACAACATTACACAGAGGGTCTCTATAGACCTTTTTATTTAAGAGGAAGATGCTTGACTGTGCTGCATACAGCGTGCATGTTAAATAattcaagaaagaaaaggaagactAAATGGAGCTCAAGAGTGATAACTGAGTTTCAGGGATGTGGTTctcaacctttaaaaaaagtggaaaaaatgaaTCCTTTCAGCAGTAATGTTTTCAGCCAGGTACAGCTAACAATCACAAAATACTTCAGGTAGAAAAAAGCTGATATGAAGAGGAATAAGACAGTAGGCCTAACCTTGAAACTAACAAACTTGCTTGCTTCATGCGACTGTAGGCTTATTTCTATCTGAAAAAGCAAGTGATTTACATTAATTTCTTATCAGGTTCTTTATTTAGAGATTCCGCTGCATTCTTTTGTTGTATCGCTGCAGCATCTGACCATGAATTCATTGACTTGAATGCAGTCAGTCATTCAATCTTTAAACTGGCTTCATGCTtagaaatgttaatgttttaatgacaaACGACAGATTACTTTAGTTTCTGATTATGTTGAAGATATGAatactaaataaaaaacatggatTATTAAACTTAAGTTGGCATTTTATTGAATTAGTCTTAAGTACTCTTAGAAATTCACGTACCCCCCTCTGAGAAACTGTAAGAGTGAAACATGGACTCTCATATCCAGCAGAGAATCATCACAGAAAGAGAACACATGGCTCAGCCTTTACACCAGAATAAAGACAAGACACAGTAAGCGTTAGTCAcacagagaatgaaaaaaacCCTCTCATATAGAGAGCAGTACTGATGCAACACTGaatgctgacaggaagtgacaggtAGTGTAGCACAGATAATACGAGAACTTTAGATATAAATTATGgcctgagtgtgtttgtgtgagtgaccTCATGAACCAGGCCGCAGAGGACGAGATAAACACTCAGACAGGATGCTGACACGGACAGCAGGACTGCGGTCCATTTGGGCGCCTTCCGAATCAGTGAGCTGACCTGAAAGTGTCTGAGGGGACCATCGCAGTAACAGCTGGTTCACtgcaaaaaagtagaaaaaaacaagaataaaaaattaTCACTTGTCAAAATGTATCTTGGCCTAAAGAACCCAAAGAATCCAAAAATATCTTAACAAGTTGTGCAGACAGATTTATAAACaaggttttctttttatgtaaagAAAGTATTCAACATAGATTTTCTCTCtatggaggaaaaaaatctgcttaATATTCAAAAGTCTTGAAAACATCTTAAAATTAGGCTGTATAGCCTGGATAAATATACGACATTCTAGAATAATAAAGTAACATGGATAGTTACTTATTCTTGTATTACAAATGAGATTGACCtgatgagagaaagaaaaatgcatttttcttttttaaattctaaagtTATAGTGTCCTCAGATGTAAAACACAGTGTTTGTTCTTCACATCTACAAATATAAATCTGTGCTGTGGTGTCAGATTGACAACAAAACAGGAATataggatgttttttttatctttatcatAGCGTGGTAGAAAACAGACCTCACAGCAGGCTAAAAACTTTTAGgcaatcaacaaaaaacaagtgaaaatcAGCAGGAGAAAATGAGAGCTGACAGCAGAAAACACCCCCGACCAGGAGCTACTGCTGAGTTTATAATGAAAGTGCATCTTATGTCAAGTCTGTCTTAATCTTTTCAGGCACAGGTGTTATAAATAAATCCTATTTATGAACAAAGTACAAAGTTTATCAGAGTTCAGAGTGTTTACTTTGTTTGCTAAGTCGGTGTGTGAGGATGTAGGAATGCTTAATGTGcattggatgaaaaaaaaacaagaccttCAGTCTTTGAGATATAATTTATTTAAGGTTATCTATAAGAGTCAGACATGATGAACCTCAAATACAGTCAGTGCTGTAACAGACATTCCTGCTTGTTCTGGAGCCTTACAGCGTAAGTCTGGTACTGGAAAACATTGCTCCTATTATTTTGACATATTTCTTTTAGTTTTAACTGGTAAGGGGCATTTTGGAGGGAAATGGTTCAACCTGCAGCTTCAAGACAGGTTTACAGAGCTGCAACATACATGGTATCCTTGTCCTGTCAAAGTGCTGGTTTGTGCTTCTCAGAGACTcagattgttattttttaccacctcaaaacatcacaaaaagGATCAATCTAGAGACTGACGTCTTTATTAAAGaataagtgttttttatttttaaacaagacaCAGCTGTAACAACCCAACACAGAATAATACACACACGTGTGTTGCTGTACACACATGACATGTTTGCAATTATGAATAATGAGAAAATAAGTGTGTGAAAATTAACAAACAACAATTAGAGAAAGTGTGCACCATGCAGTCATCTCATGAGTTACTAACATCACAAGAACTAAGACTGGTGACACACATTTTGTACTTCTTCACCTTCATCATTTAAGACTGTTTCATTGTATCATTTGAAACAGTAATAACATATTTACCTTTTAGAAGAAAGAGGAATATTCCtatagaaacaaaacaacaagtaaATCACTCAAAAGGAAATATACTTCCTGTTttgatgtcacttcctgcttTCACTCATATTTCTTGAGGAGCACCTGTCAATGCTGGGTCCTCCCAGAAGGCATAGTGCCACCTGGTGGCTTTTGTGTGAACACAGTTCATTTCACTGTGATACTTGGCACACCACAACTTTAATGATATGCAATGAAGACAAAcattgtgccaaatctcttcACTTTGTGTAGAAATCATGAAATCATTTGCCCAACTAATAATGATGCTgatttgttattgttgtgtgGATCAGGTGATCCAGCTCACCTTTTttcacaaatgaaaacaaaatgcaatttCTTGATAGTATCTAAATGATCAACAGattgtgaaaatgtttaattgatcGACCTACATTTGGTAACATTTTGTTCCTGATATTCAGCCTGCATATGCCTGTCTGTTGGGATCATTTtaatccagattttttttttattccagtccTGCTAAAAAGTTTGTAACAATCCAAACTAGAAGTTAAATCCAAATTAAAACGAGAGATTAGAGTTTGGATTGAGTGATTTTATCTGATGGCATtatcacctttaaaaaaatataaaataaaatttcaAGATTTGATCCAATCCAGTTGCTTTAAACAGTTCACattatttcttttctttaaactggTTTCAAATAATTAATAATGTTTCCATTGTTTTAGAGCAGAAATAGTCTAATGAACAACAAATAAGGTTTATTAATTTGTGTTCATCTGTACTGTAAATGGGGCTTGCTTCTTTTCTGATCCAGCCACAGAACCTGACACACCTCCTTTTGAACTTTTCCCCGGGGCTGTTTGGCATTCAGGATGGCAAGTCGCCTCATGTAGTTCATCCTCCATTAGAGAGTTTGTGcagaatattttcttttctcaacATCAAATCCCAACAGTGCAAGTGACATCAGAGAGATGATGTTGTGAAACTACTTTTTATATATATCAGGCTATAGGATTCATAAATGATAAATTACAAATTAACACAATGTTTCTTTACACAATTTAATAAATGAAACTGCTCTATCACAAGTAAGCCTACATATTTTTTACTCACTTTTTGTGTCCTGAATTTTTACAGGACCATCTTTTGGGTCTCTACAGtaaatcatcttaaaaaaacaaaaactttgtctgtttcttcaTTGTGTGTCCACCAGGTGGCGCTTCTGGAGGCGATCATGGTTCTGGGGTCAGGAGGCACCATCAGCCTCAAGACAGAAATGTGAAGATGGTCCGACTGTCAGATCTCATCAGCGTCCTCAGACTCCCCCCACATGCTGAGGCCTGTCCAATGGTAGGTCTTTATGAAGTCACACATGTATCAGCAGCAGTTcaataaaaagttgaataaaaagGACACACTCCTATCCGGGCTGTTTGCAGGAGAACATGTCGGCATTTTGCGTGGAGACTCAGGAAAGGACGATGGTGTTTGCTGCACTCAAAGACGACTGTGTGGACTGGGTGGAAAAACTGTGCCAAAACACGTTTCAGGTGTGTTAACTGTTCTATATTATCAATCATATAACATTAAGAAGTCAAACctcaatgttttctttcccctgtcATTCTCAGAGAGGCGATGCCGCCGGCACTGATCAGCTTCATATGGAGGAAAACCAGATATATGCCTCAGCAAATGAAGGTAAACCTTTTACATCCCTTTAACAGTTATTTCCTTATTCTGTCCGATTGATTTGTGCTCCACAATTATCACCAACTCTAAAATCCAACTGAGGACGAGTCAGCCTCAAGGGGCTTACTGGAAAAAAGTCTGGATAAAGTTGGGATTAACAGATACAGCTGTTAGTGTTCACTCATTCGCCTCCCCCGGACAATGTCAGGAAATGTTAAGGAGTGTAGAGTATGTGTGAAAGGGACTATATATGGTGCCTGTACTTGAATAGTTTACTTAAAGAGTATGCAGCCCACTCAATAGACTCCCAGGTTTTAAATCACTATTCTTGGCTCAAggttaaaggggtcatattatgtttttttctggttttatatgccctttagtgtgttttccaagtgtcctgtgcatgtttaggcacatctatgtgcaaaaattcaaagtctgcggaaacgcggcttctcccacatcctcctgttagctgtagcattagctgcatgtaacgctcggttctagcccccctcgaaaaaagtttgccagtgtgacgtcttgtcagtgtgatatcactgatctaagcccattggctcgttgtggcaagcccagcagctcatgttgcacatCCATTAACTTCTGttgcacgcccacgatatgccatagcctgcggtagcacagtagtgctaaggtgtttttgctccccttggagccaaagtggctgcattcctaatatggtaaaaggggcatgacatttccaagaaccgtgctgagcgactgaccaattatggcagagccgacaggccgaccaatcagatcagacttggcacagttggggactctgaacgtgggcacttcagagccttagagagagagtcagaagtgagccggtgcatggagcggcagtacatgaaaacagacactttagaactttagctattgtgaacatactttagtaggtacatagattaaatatatgaaccccaaaaagggcataatatgggctctttaaatttGGCTTTTATGAGACCTTAGTAGATTTAAaatttataaatattttgtggctaccagtttttttttttttttactgcagtaaCTAAACGTGGCCATTTAGAATTATTGGGAGAAATGCTGTATGGTATTGTAATATTTAAGTGACATTTGCTCAATTAAGTTGTCATGTCCAGAGTCATGAGAGATCCTCAATGGGACACAGAATATTGTCATTTCTCTTTCCAGCATCAGAGTTCAGGGTGGCGGTTCAGAGGACTGACGCAGCATCACGTTGTGGCCTGCAGGGGTCATACTTGCTGCAGGTGGGGGCAGAGGCACTGCTgctgaaagaaacacagaagagaaGTATCATCAGAGAGTGGCCATATGAACTACTGAGGCGATATGGAAAAGATAAGGTATGCTTTTTGTAAACCACACCAACCTTTCTTTTAGCTGCTCATCTTGTGTCTCTGAAAACAACCTTACAGGTGCACTGTCCTTGTTCAAATAGAGAAGGAATCGGATTCTTACAATTGCTGGCTAAATgaaaccttgtttttttctcaccagTCGGCCTTAACCATTGAAGCAGGACGACGCTGTGACTCTGGTCCTGGAACATTCAGCTTTGAAACACAGCAGGCTGAAAAAATATTCTCCCTGATTCAAATCACCATCAAACGGAAGACATCACCTGTTACTCTAGGCATCCCGAACCAAGAGAGTGAGAAATCAATTCCCAATATACAAGCCCATTCCCCTCTCCCAAAGATACCTGATCTGACCAGCATAGCTGCCATCCTGGAGAACAATCTGAGGACACAGGAGAAGAATTCTGCCCTTTCAGAAGGGAGTTCTCAAGAAGATTTGCCAAGTTCACCAGAGAATATGTCAGCACAGCCAGCTCCTATCACCCTCATGCCTCTCCCAATGATCCCCACGGATGTCAGCAGCTCTGTCGGCCAGCTTGGTGCACAACCAGATGCTGTGTACGCTGACCCTGCTGACTGCATTCAATCTGTTCGCAAACATCATCCAACCACGGCTTTGTATGTAGACCCTGCCAGTGTTCTCCCACTCAAACCTCCCAATTCAAGGGAATCGGTCAGTCCCCTTCCGAGCGCCTCGGCTTCAAAACCCTGCTTTGACAGCGATCACAAAGATCCAGTCTACTCAGAGGTCTATGACAAAATCAGTCCAGTGCAAGACAAACAAACTGTGATTCAGAGTACAGCACAAATAAAGTGTTCTGCGAACGATGAACCCATTTATTCTGAGCCCATGAccaaaaaggaggaggagactcataaaaatgttgtaaaaacagACCCGTTCGCCCACCTTTACGCTCAAGTccacaaaacaaaaccatccCATGGCCCTCCTTCATCTACGACTACTGTCCCTTTGACAGGCACAGACCATAATGTGGATGATGTAATCTACGAAAACCTGGGCATTATTTAAATTAAGTAAAAACAAGCCTTGTATGTATTCTTGGTAAACAATGACTGAGAAAGGACAGTCAGAGTTTATTGTGAAATATTCTAACTAGTAAGCACTTCTCCTGCATGGAGGCCTTTCTGTTGTGTATATTTGTTCAAAAAAACCTTGTAAATtcagtttgaaaacaaaaaccagcCTGTTCATTATTACAGGACTGATCACATTACTTCATCACTGACTTGTTAAAGCCTTGAGTTCGACATGCGGCAGTCATGATTGATGTTCAGATCCAAGTGACCTTATTTGGACAAAAGAGGGAAAACAGTCTGTGCATGTGGCTCATTGAAGGGCTGCTGAATAAGCCgggatgattttctttttgtggtGGTTTCTGACCACAGCTGTTTATTATGAGCGAAAAGAAGGTGTCAGAGAATATGGactaaaaactgcagtttttctggTACGATTGCTACGCTACGGCTTCAGTTTTTAGCCACATTCACAACCCCTTGACCAGCACCCAAAGGGGAAACAGCTACACTTTAAAGTCGCAGGACTTTATCGGCATAAAAGGCTACAGGGTGGTGTCCAGATTCATGATATCTGCAGACAGCTATGTGCAGCATCTTTTAAAGAATGGAGCGTGAGACTGAGTTTGCGTCTGTTTCCCACAATGACATTGGACCGCTGACAGTTTTGTGGGAGATTTGGGTGTTTAATTCTGAAATAGACTACAAAGGTCTGATTATCAAGTGATGACACTTGAATCTGATTATTAGACTTATTCTGTCAGAAGACGTGAAAAGGCATTATACATAATATCACCATAAATCAGTGGTGGTAACAGACACTGTTGTGAAAACTAAAAGGAGGTATCagttttgtaaatatattttgtcattttttaacgATCGAACTGAATGTCTCACCCTTTtcagtatttgtatttttttagtttttagttgtttttataaaaccaCATGTTGACATTATATCCAAAttctatttttgtttgcttCTGAGGTTGTTTTCGCTGCATAACTcagaaatgtatgtttttatacaaatgtattatatagtgttttgtttttttggtcagttttgatttgaatgaatGATGTGACGCGCTGGGCTCTGCTGCTTCAGCCTCCCCTGGTATGAGGGATTTTGTAGCATGCATTAGCTGGTGTTAGCTTTAATGTTCAAATTTTCAAAAATTAATTGCTAAGTATTAACCATTTCCCTCTAAGAATCACAGCTATAGTTAAATCACTTTTACAATAAATGATTCAAAATAAAGTATCTTTAGAACAGATTTAAAATCTTtcatacagtattttttttcctgattgttAAACAAGATATGGTATTTTATCTTTTGGCACATgtgttttatgtaaatgtttcatcttGATcgtgattttttctttttgttgaccCGAGTTTGTTAAAGTAAACACATTTCAAGGACGGACAAAATGTCTTTTAGATTCTAATGATGTCAGAGATGTTTGTGAACATGCTGAGCTTTCATTTCCTGTTCTCTTTGAACCCTAATATAAAAATGATTATCTTGTATCTGAGTACCTTTCTTTGGGTTATTTGTAGGGCAGCTAAAGGAATATTTTTTGGATAGATGCTTATTGTTGTCTCAACAACAGGTAAACAGGcatggtgcttttatttttcctcttgcataagtattttacattttgtagcTCAGTCGGAGAATAAACATGGATACTCATCAGTTTCAATCACAGAAGGATGAAACCCCTAATTTCACAACTTAACAGTGTGACAGTGATAACTCCAGTTTCTTCTTTAAAATCAGGAACTCTGTGATTTGTCTCCTCTCGGCCAGTGAGcaaaatcctcctcctctttttatttgctgttaTACAAATTGGAGATGAACatgcaaacataaaaagaagCCTACTCTAGAGCTCTTATTTGAAGTCATGTCCAAAGACTTAATCAATTGATGAAGTGATTAAAGAAAACCTGGGAACAAAGGCAAAATGTCTCACTGATTTGTAACTCATAAATAGTAACAGCCACAGAATATGAGATTACTTTGCATTTTTCCTGCATGGAAAACATGACTTGTAACTAACTTACCTTAGAGAGATGGCTTACCTGTCAAATACAAGGCAGCAGTTCTGCTCATAATCTCAGTGTTTTGAAAAGGATTGAACTCAAATCCAACACTCAATCAAACCCTTTGACATTCTTCTTGCATGTGTATTTTAGATTATTTAGCTCCGGTCAGAGGATAGACACAAATTTCTTCTCATCAGTTTCAATCAAAGAAGGAGGGAGTTATGTCTGGGCTGCCATTTTTATCCAGAGGCTGCACATGTGAGGTGTCACTTCATTTCCCTAACTGAGCAGTGGAGGAAAGGAAATCCTATAAACACTCAGTTTGGTCCTTTGGattagggaaaaaaaaaatatcaaaagggaacaaaaaagtggtgcagaaaaagaaaagaacccCATCCTGACCCAAAGGTGGCTCAACATCCCCCCCACCCCGCTTCAAGGAGGTTTGAGATCAATGTAGGTATCCTTTGGATTAAGGCGAGGGTTCTAACCAAATGTACTTTTGCTTCAGCACCTGTTGCATCTTAGCGTAATAACTTCTTTTAAATAGGTCAGTcactttttatattattttaaaaaactgaaaccCAACCCTGATGTCAGATGTATGTTCGTAAACTTCTTTAAGTGGACATGCATTGTTTTAAATCGTCCACCAGGTGGGGCTGTTTCCCTGATAAAATGAGCTCTTTATTCTGCTCTG from Labrus bergylta chromosome 1, fLabBer1.1, whole genome shotgun sequence includes these protein-coding regions:
- the dok1a gene encoding docking protein 1 isoform X2 is translated as MGGGASGGDHGSGVRRHHQPQDRNVKMVRLSDLISVLRLPPHAEACPMENMSAFCVETQERTMVFAALKDDCVDWVEKLCQNTFQRGDAAGTDQLHMEENQIYASANEASEFRVAVQRTDAASRCGLQGSYLLQVGAEALLLKETQKRSIIREWPYELLRRYGKDKSALTIEAGRRCDSGPGTFSFETQQAEKIFSLIQITIKRKTSPVTLGIPNQESEKSIPNIQAHSPLPKIPDLTSIAAILENNLRTQEKNSALSEGSSQEDLPSSPENMSAQPAPITLMPLPMIPTDVSSSVGQLGAQPDAVYADPADCIQSVRKHHPTTALYVDPASVLPLKPPNSRESVSPLPSASASKPCFDSDHKDPVYSEVYDKISPVQDKQTVIQSTAQIKCSANDEPIYSEPMTKKEEETHKNVVKTDPFAHLYAQVHKTKPSHGPPSSTTTVPLTGTDHNVDDVIYENLGII
- the dok1a gene encoding docking protein 1 isoform X1; its protein translation is MDSHTKTGKAYLQPHKAGKKWKPVWLSLFPHSSSGVGRLEIQAMGGGASGGDHGSGVRRHHQPQDRNVKMVRLSDLISVLRLPPHAEACPMENMSAFCVETQERTMVFAALKDDCVDWVEKLCQNTFQRGDAAGTDQLHMEENQIYASANEASEFRVAVQRTDAASRCGLQGSYLLQVGAEALLLKETQKRSIIREWPYELLRRYGKDKSALTIEAGRRCDSGPGTFSFETQQAEKIFSLIQITIKRKTSPVTLGIPNQESEKSIPNIQAHSPLPKIPDLTSIAAILENNLRTQEKNSALSEGSSQEDLPSSPENMSAQPAPITLMPLPMIPTDVSSSVGQLGAQPDAVYADPADCIQSVRKHHPTTALYVDPASVLPLKPPNSRESVSPLPSASASKPCFDSDHKDPVYSEVYDKISPVQDKQTVIQSTAQIKCSANDEPIYSEPMTKKEEETHKNVVKTDPFAHLYAQVHKTKPSHGPPSSTTTVPLTGTDHNVDDVIYENLGII